In Mycobacteriales bacterium, one genomic interval encodes:
- a CDS encoding sulfotransferase, translated as MTPTDKGGRSARPTVLYLGGLGRSGTTLLERMLAELPGVCSLGEVVHLWKRGLGDDERCGCGEPFSRCAFWTRVGDVAFGGWSEVDRNRVLHLQHAIDRTRRIPQLAVAPGDSALGRQCREYADYYRRLYAAAAEVSGSPVVVDSSKNSSLAFCLRQPHTIDLRVLHMVRDSRGVAYSWTKRVLRPDREHDESFMTQYSPWSAALLWDAHNLSFDLLRRLGTPTLLVRYEELLSAPRAGLTRIADFAGVPAGDGSLDFLTGTDATLHPTHTVSGNPMRFQTGTISLRRDDDWRTMLPAGRRRLVSAVTMPLLLRYGYLHPAKRDGA; from the coding sequence ATGACGCCGACCGACAAGGGCGGGCGTTCCGCCCGACCCACAGTCCTCTACCTCGGCGGTCTCGGCCGCAGCGGCACCACGCTGCTCGAACGTATGCTGGCCGAGCTTCCCGGCGTGTGTTCACTCGGCGAGGTCGTGCACCTGTGGAAGCGCGGACTCGGCGACGACGAACGGTGCGGCTGCGGTGAGCCGTTCTCCCGGTGCGCGTTCTGGACACGTGTCGGCGACGTCGCGTTCGGCGGATGGTCGGAGGTCGACCGCAACAGAGTGCTTCACCTGCAGCACGCCATCGACCGCACCCGTCGTATCCCGCAACTCGCCGTCGCTCCAGGCGATTCCGCGCTCGGGCGGCAGTGCCGCGAATACGCGGACTACTACCGGCGCCTTTACGCGGCTGCCGCGGAGGTCAGCGGCTCCCCCGTCGTCGTGGACTCCAGCAAGAACTCGTCGCTGGCTTTCTGCCTCCGCCAGCCACACACGATCGACCTGCGCGTGCTGCACATGGTCCGCGACAGCCGAGGCGTCGCCTACAGCTGGACCAAGCGGGTGCTCCGCCCCGATCGGGAGCACGACGAGAGCTTCATGACGCAGTACTCGCCGTGGTCCGCCGCGCTGCTCTGGGACGCACACAACCTGTCCTTCGACCTGCTCCGCCGACTCGGCACGCCGACCCTGCTGGTGCGCTACGAGGAACTGCTCTCCGCGCCCCGCGCGGGCCTCACCCGGATCGCCGACTTCGCCGGCGTGCCGGCGGGTGACGGTTCGTTGGACTTCCTGACGGGGACCGACGCGACGCTGCACCCCACGCACACCGTCTCGGGAAATCCGATGCGATTCCAGACCGGAACGATCTCACTGCGCCGCGACGACGACTGGCGCACGATGCTTCCGGCCGGTCGGCGCCGGCTCGTCTCCGCGGTGACGATGCCGCTACTGCTGCGCTACGGCTACCTGCAC